The genome window TTAATATTTGAATAAGAGACGAAACATCAATAATTAAAATATTATCGGCGTTATCAATAATAATACCTGAAAAAATAGAGTTTTGAGTCCATTTACTCATATAATTTACAGGATTATAGTTTTCTGTAGTAACGCTAATATTTTTATCTATGTGATCAACATTAATAGCAAACAAATAAGATTCATGTTTGATTATTATTAAATATTCATCATTTTGACAATTTATTAATACAGGATATTTATTGATAGTTATTTGTTCTTCTAATCCAAGCATTTTTTTCAAAGAATACACGGGAAGAATTTCTCCTCTAATATTTGTAATACCCATTAGTATTTCATCTGAATTAGGAATGCGGTATATTTTTTTACCCATAACAATA of Spirochaetota bacterium contains these proteins:
- a CDS encoding chemotaxis protein CheW, with protein sequence MSIENLTVDFTENTNINTLFSTITFRINTQIYALNILNIRDIVMGKKIYRIPNSDEILMGITNIRGEILPVYSLKKMLGLEEQITINKYPVLINCQNDEYLIIIKHESYLFAINVDHIDKNISVTTENYNPVNYMSKWTQNSIFSGIIIDNADNILIIDVSSLIQILIKNIIK